A region from the Treponema pallidum subsp. pallidum str. Nichols genome encodes:
- a CDS encoding OmpA family protein, with protein MCMMGSVFSRKGMLCVLAVWCAASAAYPLRLRYKFRKGDTHRINSLIREDVFVNDTLAHTAEITNRITVHVSEVRVAHGSAPDAARYVCHFMTSEKSPNNTFRWGRHYESIFWRDAFGVYDIDRSFFMPVVRNVPVFPDYDIEVGDTWEHEAEEAHDLRDGFGIQTPFIVPFTVSYTYRGEVQRGSRRYHHITAAYSMSYESPKRTHGVQRNAKEGMYPVRTTGVSKQNLYWDNELGNIAEYDDEFRILLYLSGGTVLRYQGTATAKNFAPERFDPARTVVELQETLKDLHMPDAKVRETEEGVTISIENVQFDADSASLAPSEYEKLRKIAELLRAFPDRELLVSGHAARRGSVQDQQRISEERADVVARYLQELGVVDAAHVYTRGCGAQQSIAPNDSEDGRRKNRRVEITIISK; from the coding sequence GTGTGTATGATGGGAAGTGTGTTTTCTAGGAAGGGAATGCTGTGTGTTCTTGCAGTCTGGTGCGCGGCAAGTGCGGCGTACCCTCTGCGCTTGCGCTACAAGTTTCGTAAGGGGGATACGCACCGTATCAACTCGCTGATACGCGAGGATGTGTTTGTGAACGATACGCTTGCTCACACGGCGGAGATTACGAATCGAATCACGGTGCATGTTTCCGAAGTACGTGTTGCACACGGGTCGGCGCCTGATGCGGCGCGGTATGTGTGTCACTTCATGACATCCGAGAAAAGTCCCAATAATACGTTTCGTTGGGGGAGGCACTACGAAAGTATTTTCTGGCGCGACGCATTTGGTGTGTATGATATTGATCGTTCATTCTTCATGCCGGTAGTACGGAATGTGCCGGTGTTTCCTGATTATGATATCGAAGTTGGAGATACCTGGGAGCATGAAGCAGAAGAAGCGCATGATCTGCGTGACGGCTTTGGTATCCAAACGCCCTTCATTGTGCCGTTTACCGTGTCGTATACCTACCGTGGTGAAGTTCAGCGTGGTAGTCGGCGCTATCATCACATTACTGCGGCGTATTCTATGAGTTATGAGTCGCCCAAACGGACACATGGCGTGCAGCGCAATGCAAAAGAAGGAATGTATCCGGTGCGTACTACGGGCGTTTCTAAGCAAAATTTGTATTGGGATAACGAACTTGGGAACATAGCTGAGTACGACGATGAGTTTCGCATTCTCTTATACCTGAGTGGAGGAACGGTTTTGAGATATCAGGGTACTGCGACGGCAAAGAATTTTGCACCTGAGCGCTTTGATCCTGCACGCACGGTGGTGGAACTGCAAGAAACGCTCAAGGACTTGCATATGCCTGATGCGAAGGTGCGTGAAACAGAAGAGGGAGTAACCATCAGTATAGAAAATGTTCAATTTGACGCAGACTCTGCATCCCTTGCACCTTCTGAGTACGAGAAGCTGCGCAAAATAGCAGAACTTTTGCGCGCGTTTCCCGATCGAGAGTTGTTGGTGTCTGGACATGCGGCACGACGGGGGTCTGTGCAGGATCAACAGAGGATTTCTGAAGAGCGTGCTGATGTGGTTGCACGTTACCTGCAGGAATTAGGTGTTGTGGATGCAGCGCATGTATATACGCGCGGTTGTGGTGCGCAGCAGTCTATTGCGCCAAATGATTCAGAGGATGGTCGTAGAAAAAACCGACGGGTAGAAATCACTATCATAAGTAAGTAA
- a CDS encoding HAD family hydrolase, with translation MSGAQVRLVVTDMDGTFLDSENNIPPENKQAVKCLHEKNIPFVIATGRMLPMVQEYVRQLQLVGPVVGYNGGMIREIKTGKTIFQKCFAAEAFARVLEYGMAHRLDYLVYTSDSVYAPDYSVRIRAFHEYNRLARRGGSALIPIFPIEALSGDRQRQVMKILVQNFSPSDLETAAEFIGSLHGVHCEHSMPHLIDVMPEGVDKGNALHILCQYYGISLEQVCVFGDQRNDIVMFKAAGVSFCMRNGHEEAKKHATYIAESNDDAGFAQALKRYGVVE, from the coding sequence ATGTCAGGCGCACAGGTTAGGTTGGTGGTTACCGATATGGACGGTACTTTTTTGGATAGCGAAAATAACATTCCACCTGAGAATAAGCAGGCGGTAAAGTGTCTGCACGAGAAGAATATCCCTTTTGTTATTGCAACTGGTAGGATGCTGCCTATGGTGCAGGAGTATGTGCGGCAGTTGCAGTTGGTTGGACCGGTTGTTGGGTATAACGGGGGAATGATCCGTGAAATTAAGACGGGCAAAACTATTTTTCAAAAATGTTTTGCTGCTGAAGCATTTGCTCGTGTTTTGGAATACGGCATGGCGCATCGCCTAGATTACCTAGTTTATACGTCTGACAGTGTATATGCACCGGACTACAGTGTCCGTATACGGGCGTTCCATGAATACAATCGTTTGGCCCGTCGTGGGGGGAGCGCGCTTATCCCTATCTTTCCCATAGAAGCACTATCAGGCGATCGGCAGCGACAGGTTATGAAAATCCTTGTGCAAAATTTTTCTCCCTCAGATCTTGAAACAGCAGCTGAGTTTATTGGCAGTTTGCATGGAGTGCACTGTGAACACTCCATGCCGCACCTGATTGATGTAATGCCCGAGGGAGTGGATAAAGGGAATGCCCTGCATATATTGTGCCAGTACTACGGCATTTCTTTGGAACAAGTATGCGTGTTTGGTGATCAGAGGAATGATATCGTCATGTTCAAAGCAGCGGGCGTTTCCTTTTGTATGCGTAATGGTCATGAGGAAGCAAAAAAACACGCAACGTATATTGCCGAATCTAATGATGATGCAGGTTTTGCACAGGCTTTGAAGCGCTATGGGGTGGTAGAGTAA
- a CDS encoding alpha-hydroxy-acid oxidizing protein produces the protein MVRSARSEYKCRLCARCDGYGCRGQLPGMGGVFNSANFIANCLAWKKYVPQRHELPVVRLAPMTGAVENVGYPDEVSFYYRLIEAVSGTGVLLSVGDGCPDIKLQSGIAALRSFKKKAAVFIKPYVNKKIFERIEWGRDVAEFVGVDIDAYHIVTMRDKVQLEKKTPTHLRAVRRFAKLPIVVKGIFAPRDVELVRELKPDVAIVSNHGGRVETARGSTADFLFEYGGELARCAGEVWVDGGIRSYAHLCAARELGAQQVLIGRPFITALLKGGKGGVQLLVRNMTDRSVRCV, from the coding sequence ATGGTGCGTTCTGCGCGTTCAGAGTACAAGTGTCGCCTGTGTGCCCGTTGTGATGGATACGGGTGTCGTGGTCAGTTACCAGGGATGGGGGGTGTTTTTAACAGTGCGAATTTTATCGCGAACTGCCTTGCATGGAAAAAATATGTTCCGCAAAGGCATGAACTACCGGTCGTGCGTCTTGCGCCTATGACGGGTGCAGTTGAAAACGTCGGATATCCTGACGAGGTCTCGTTTTATTATCGGCTCATCGAAGCGGTGTCCGGAACGGGTGTCCTGTTGAGTGTGGGAGATGGTTGTCCGGACATCAAACTGCAGTCGGGTATTGCTGCGTTGCGTTCCTTCAAAAAGAAGGCTGCAGTGTTTATCAAACCGTATGTGAACAAAAAAATTTTTGAACGTATCGAGTGGGGTCGGGACGTTGCGGAGTTTGTGGGTGTGGATATCGATGCGTACCATATTGTGACCATGAGAGATAAAGTGCAGTTAGAGAAAAAGACTCCTACGCACCTTCGTGCAGTCAGACGTTTTGCAAAACTTCCTATCGTGGTGAAAGGAATTTTTGCGCCGCGCGATGTCGAATTAGTCAGAGAGTTGAAACCGGATGTCGCTATCGTATCAAATCATGGAGGCAGGGTTGAAACTGCGCGCGGAAGCACAGCGGACTTTCTTTTTGAATACGGTGGAGAGTTAGCGCGCTGTGCCGGTGAAGTGTGGGTAGACGGTGGTATTCGCAGTTATGCGCATTTGTGCGCAGCACGGGAGTTGGGTGCGCAGCAGGTGCTGATAGGGCGTCCTTTTATCACAGCTCTTCTCAAAGGAGGAAAGGGTGGGGTGCAACTTCTCGTGCGGAATATGACGGATAGGTCCGTTCGGTGTGTATGA
- a CDS encoding tetratricopeptide repeat protein — MHEQRRGIVRVDRFLELHRRLLVGVLVAILGGLGLSAGCLLVMTRLRARASAEVTRIAREWDVLRKPDNTVSASGHEVEGRGGSSIRAKEDALLARLESCASSPWRDGFAYAYAQACVADIFFARKEWEKAQQAYVRAAYGARRSYVAGVYYFNAASCADERGRFEEARELYQRSARVQDFPLVPRALFNVGRMEEALGRAAAATAAYMQLYERFPLNGWAALGKSRAIAISVGGGRAQ; from the coding sequence ATGCATGAGCAGCGGCGTGGGATAGTGCGGGTTGATCGGTTCTTGGAACTGCACCGGCGGTTGCTTGTGGGTGTGCTCGTCGCTATCCTCGGGGGGCTAGGGCTAAGTGCAGGGTGTTTGCTGGTTATGACGCGTTTACGCGCGCGTGCTTCAGCAGAGGTAACGCGCATAGCGCGTGAGTGGGACGTATTGCGTAAACCGGATAATACAGTGAGCGCTTCTGGTCATGAAGTGGAGGGGCGGGGAGGGTCTTCCATACGTGCGAAGGAGGATGCGCTTTTGGCGCGCCTTGAGTCGTGCGCCAGTTCGCCGTGGCGGGACGGCTTTGCATATGCGTACGCACAGGCCTGTGTCGCGGACATTTTCTTTGCGCGTAAGGAGTGGGAGAAGGCACAGCAGGCCTATGTCCGTGCAGCGTATGGTGCTCGTAGGAGCTACGTGGCCGGCGTGTATTATTTTAATGCAGCGTCTTGCGCGGATGAGCGTGGTCGCTTCGAGGAGGCGCGTGAGCTGTATCAGAGGAGTGCACGCGTGCAGGATTTTCCACTCGTTCCCCGTGCTCTCTTTAACGTTGGTCGCATGGAAGAGGCGTTAGGGCGCGCGGCTGCTGCTACAGCTGCCTACATGCAGCTGTATGAGCGCTTTCCGCTCAATGGATGGGCGGCGCTCGGGAAGTCGCGTGCTATTGCGATCTCAGTGGGTGGGGGAAGAGCACAGTAG
- the rpsA gene encoding 30S ribosomal protein S1, protein MHGGGERERSFVHPRTRCVAVRARTVLQCRPMGTVIIALDGPAGSGKSSVCRLLASRLGAQCLNTGSFYRAFTLAALRRVSELAVQACSPSPDPDAAVGCAAVPHATNLDTSYAPLTAQKKVALFDEAYWVSFARTVALSYRAGVMYVGEENVESLLRSDEVESAVSYFAAMPAIRAIMTGKIRSAVCGARVVCEGRDLTTVVFVDADLKCYLDASIEARVARRWAQGTSRLSKQELEQRMRARDAHDRARTVGGLRCAPDALYVDTSCLTIEEVCERIAREAHRRALWGGERSVENQEGKGTPLVPRQLQERYSFEAPEPGSVRMGTVVQVNAGTVFVDIGGKSEGRVPVEEFEAPPKAGDGVRVYVERVTPYGPELSKTKADRLGLKVKLRDAERDGTPVEGRIVRLTEKKSGFEVDLGAGMMAFLPISQSDCQKVDAPESLIGLTSKFYIERISQSKQHRGNDNIVINRRRYLEERARQAREEFFNSVHIEDSVSGVVKSFTSFGAFIDLGGFDGLLHVNDMSWGHVARPREFVKKGQTIELKVIRLDQAEKRINLSLKHFQPDPWLEFENKFGVNDVVKGRVTKIADFGAFIELAEGIEGLAHISEFSWVKKTSKPSDMVKIGDEVECMILGYDIQAGRVSLGLKQVTANPWEEIEARYPVGARFTRRIVKVTNAGAFIEMEEGIDGFLHVDDLSWVKRTRPADHELEVGKEIECMVIECDPQARRIRLGVKQLSDNPWQVFANAYGVGSTVEGEVSSVTDFGIFVRVPGGVEGLVRKQHLVENRDGDPGEALRKYAVGDRVKAVIVDMNVKDRKVAFSVRDYQRKVQRDELSRYMSAPRGEDEGSFTLGDLMRQTSGK, encoded by the coding sequence GTGCATGGGGGGGGGGAGAGAGAGAGAAGTTTCGTTCATCCTCGCACCCGTTGCGTTGCGGTGCGTGCAAGGACTGTGCTACAGTGCCGGCCGATGGGGACCGTGATCATCGCTCTTGATGGACCTGCAGGCTCTGGGAAGAGCAGCGTCTGTCGTCTGCTCGCGTCTCGCCTTGGCGCGCAATGTTTGAACACGGGTTCTTTCTACCGTGCATTTACCCTCGCCGCATTGCGTAGGGTATCGGAGTTGGCCGTGCAAGCGTGCTCTCCTTCTCCGGACCCTGATGCGGCGGTCGGGTGCGCGGCTGTTCCACACGCAACAAATCTGGACACATCATATGCTCCTCTGACGGCCCAGAAGAAGGTTGCACTTTTTGATGAAGCGTATTGGGTTTCGTTTGCGCGCACAGTTGCGCTTTCTTATCGTGCGGGTGTGATGTACGTGGGCGAAGAGAACGTGGAGTCACTGCTGCGTTCGGATGAGGTGGAGTCGGCAGTCTCGTACTTCGCGGCAATGCCGGCTATTCGGGCAATTATGACGGGGAAGATCCGGTCGGCCGTTTGTGGTGCGCGGGTAGTTTGTGAAGGGCGTGATCTAACGACGGTTGTGTTTGTGGATGCGGACTTGAAGTGCTACCTTGACGCTTCTATTGAGGCGCGTGTGGCGCGTCGTTGGGCGCAGGGAACGAGCCGGTTATCGAAGCAGGAACTCGAGCAGCGCATGCGCGCGCGTGACGCACACGACAGGGCGCGCACCGTGGGGGGGCTCAGGTGTGCGCCTGATGCGCTGTACGTGGATACTTCTTGCTTGACCATTGAGGAGGTTTGTGAAAGAATCGCGCGCGAGGCGCACCGCAGAGCTTTGTGGGGAGGAGAGCGTTCAGTGGAAAATCAGGAGGGGAAGGGTACACCATTGGTGCCGCGGCAGCTGCAGGAGCGGTATTCGTTTGAGGCTCCGGAACCTGGTTCTGTTAGGATGGGGACGGTGGTTCAGGTTAATGCGGGGACGGTGTTTGTAGACATCGGGGGAAAATCTGAAGGGCGCGTTCCAGTGGAAGAGTTTGAGGCGCCGCCGAAGGCAGGGGATGGCGTTCGGGTGTATGTGGAGCGCGTGACGCCTTATGGCCCTGAGCTTTCCAAGACGAAGGCCGATCGCTTGGGTTTGAAAGTTAAGTTACGTGATGCGGAGCGAGACGGGACTCCGGTTGAGGGGAGGATCGTCCGTCTAACGGAAAAGAAGAGTGGTTTTGAAGTGGACTTGGGTGCGGGGATGATGGCCTTTTTACCTATCAGCCAGTCGGACTGTCAGAAAGTCGACGCGCCTGAGAGTCTCATTGGGCTTACGTCTAAGTTCTATATCGAGCGTATATCCCAAAGCAAACAGCATCGCGGCAACGACAACATTGTCATTAATCGACGCCGGTATTTGGAGGAGCGTGCGCGGCAGGCGCGCGAGGAGTTCTTCAATTCGGTTCATATTGAAGATTCCGTATCCGGAGTGGTTAAGAGCTTTACGAGTTTTGGTGCTTTCATTGACTTGGGCGGTTTCGATGGCCTCCTGCATGTGAATGACATGAGCTGGGGGCACGTGGCGCGGCCGCGCGAGTTTGTGAAGAAAGGACAAACCATTGAGTTGAAGGTTATCCGCCTGGATCAGGCGGAGAAGCGTATCAATTTGTCCCTGAAGCATTTTCAGCCGGATCCGTGGCTTGAGTTTGAAAACAAGTTCGGCGTGAATGATGTGGTCAAGGGGCGTGTAACGAAAATCGCTGATTTCGGTGCGTTCATTGAACTTGCTGAGGGTATCGAGGGGCTTGCGCATATTAGTGAGTTCAGCTGGGTAAAGAAAACGAGTAAACCCAGTGACATGGTTAAAATTGGGGATGAAGTGGAGTGTATGATCCTCGGGTATGATATCCAGGCGGGACGGGTGTCTCTGGGGCTTAAGCAGGTAACGGCGAATCCTTGGGAGGAAATAGAGGCTCGTTATCCTGTGGGTGCGCGCTTTACGCGCCGTATCGTAAAGGTTACGAACGCAGGTGCTTTCATTGAAATGGAAGAGGGAATAGACGGCTTTTTGCACGTCGATGATCTGTCCTGGGTTAAGCGGACGCGTCCTGCAGACCATGAGCTTGAGGTAGGTAAAGAAATCGAGTGTATGGTTATCGAGTGTGATCCGCAAGCGCGCCGTATTCGGCTTGGTGTTAAGCAGTTGAGCGACAATCCGTGGCAGGTGTTTGCGAACGCCTATGGGGTAGGGTCTACCGTGGAGGGGGAAGTATCTTCCGTGACGGATTTTGGGATTTTCGTGCGTGTTCCCGGTGGCGTTGAGGGGCTTGTTCGCAAGCAGCATCTGGTTGAGAATCGGGATGGGGATCCGGGTGAAGCGCTAAGGAAATACGCAGTGGGGGACCGGGTCAAGGCAGTGATCGTAGATATGAACGTGAAGGACAGGAAGGTTGCTTTTTCTGTTAGAGACTATCAAAGAAAGGTACAGCGTGACGAGCTTTCTCGGTATATGTCCGCCCCGCGGGGGGAGGACGAAGGCTCGTTTACGCTCGGTGATTTGATGAGGCAAACGTCTGGAAAGTGA
- a CDS encoding cytidylyltransferase domain-containing protein — MEQDRSGVAVIVQARVDSTRLPGKALLPLMGEPLIHYVLQATRVIPAETYILACDEHSKKDFEPVARAHGFYCISGSAEDVLHRFCIAVKAFEHSFPIRTVVRVTGDNPFLFHEAAAAALLRYAELDEPDYFTFTGLPYGSGVEILKARSLLLADRLPLEAYDREHVGPALHRRPGIFVCVREPAAAAWYHPDVRVTVDTQEDFQRAQHMMEYVCTLQCPFPLSSDVILDAYAYARQVVVFVPSVKIGQGAGHLYRAAYLVLRLQGRVRCCLYVPDRSLLCKLSTPFPEELIVDTVPADASLIVVDNFRTSTCEIELLQRTAPVLALDEGGSGRLNADYLIDVFPVLQSPGRRSLAALTNVRDSAFIPLPETRKEQDLPVANGRFFPIPGVTTVLVVYGAEDTHGRARSCAERIAALGFDTSVVVPGEASERTDGKVHIYPSLPHLKEHLHRWDVVVTHFGFTAFEAAAAGAAVLLVSPTPYHFLLSSAVGFSVIRSADPAAHELWSQMQQGIIIPDVVTRHSQCRDLADEIMRVARGKKHCCPFCGEMVAVDVVGRALHKTFQRCNECDMIFLSFVISDPVRYSESYFFEEYKAQYGKTYLEDFDQIRMHGARRMEEIERLYAEVFCADEGNSFAVDKKVLDVGCAYGAFLSAAKAAGWNAVGVDVCEFAVRHVRDTLCIPACVATFPLLPECFDFVIRHSFATNRPQQVSVYIRECTFSAVTLWFVIEHFQDLEAVLRKVADLLVPGGILAFSTPNFAGVTGMRFPHLFFAQSPCDHFTIWDARTVKKQLLRYGFTVKKIVVTGHHPERFYPHKHLKSGGLKWKMLMALSKWFQLGDTMEVYAIKQGDAHGSASK; from the coding sequence ATGGAGCAGGATCGTTCCGGTGTTGCAGTTATTGTGCAAGCACGCGTTGATTCTACGCGGTTACCAGGAAAGGCGCTGTTGCCCCTTATGGGGGAGCCGCTGATACATTACGTGTTGCAGGCAACGCGGGTCATCCCTGCAGAAACGTATATTCTTGCGTGTGATGAACATTCTAAAAAAGATTTTGAACCCGTTGCGCGCGCGCATGGGTTCTACTGTATTTCAGGATCGGCAGAAGATGTGCTCCACCGCTTTTGTATCGCAGTTAAGGCTTTTGAGCATTCGTTCCCAATTCGAACCGTCGTGCGGGTTACCGGAGATAACCCTTTTTTGTTTCACGAAGCAGCTGCTGCAGCGCTCCTGCGTTATGCGGAACTGGACGAGCCAGATTATTTTACCTTCACTGGTCTTCCCTACGGCAGCGGAGTGGAAATATTAAAGGCGCGCTCGTTGCTTTTAGCAGATCGTCTTCCTTTGGAGGCGTACGACCGTGAGCATGTAGGACCTGCCTTACATCGCCGCCCGGGTATTTTCGTGTGTGTGCGTGAACCTGCCGCTGCCGCATGGTATCACCCTGATGTGCGAGTAACGGTGGACACGCAGGAAGACTTTCAGCGAGCGCAGCATATGATGGAGTACGTGTGCACGTTGCAGTGTCCGTTTCCGCTCTCTTCCGATGTTATTTTAGATGCGTATGCGTACGCGCGGCAGGTGGTGGTATTTGTACCCTCAGTGAAAATAGGACAGGGAGCGGGGCATTTATATCGGGCGGCGTATTTAGTCTTGCGACTGCAAGGACGTGTGCGCTGTTGCTTGTATGTGCCCGATCGTAGTTTGCTGTGCAAACTGTCTACTCCCTTTCCTGAGGAACTGATAGTGGACACGGTTCCTGCGGATGCATCACTGATAGTGGTCGACAACTTCCGTACTTCTACGTGCGAGATTGAATTACTTCAGCGTACTGCACCAGTGCTTGCTCTGGATGAGGGGGGATCTGGACGTCTGAATGCGGATTACTTGATAGATGTATTTCCCGTCTTGCAAAGTCCGGGTCGAAGGTCGCTGGCCGCTCTTACGAATGTACGTGATAGTGCGTTTATCCCACTTCCAGAGACGAGAAAGGAGCAGGATCTGCCTGTGGCAAACGGCAGATTTTTTCCTATACCTGGCGTCACCACCGTATTGGTGGTGTATGGGGCAGAAGATACACACGGCCGCGCGCGTTCGTGTGCTGAGCGGATAGCTGCATTAGGTTTTGACACCTCAGTGGTAGTTCCTGGTGAAGCGTCTGAACGGACGGACGGTAAGGTGCACATATACCCTTCTTTGCCTCATTTGAAAGAGCATCTCCACCGCTGGGACGTGGTAGTTACCCATTTTGGTTTTACCGCATTTGAGGCTGCAGCTGCAGGGGCGGCGGTGTTGCTTGTTTCACCAACGCCCTATCATTTTTTACTCTCGAGTGCAGTGGGTTTTTCTGTTATTCGATCTGCTGATCCTGCTGCGCATGAGTTGTGGTCTCAGATGCAGCAGGGAATTATTATACCCGATGTTGTGACGCGACATTCGCAGTGTCGTGATCTGGCAGATGAAATCATGCGCGTTGCGCGGGGGAAAAAACACTGCTGTCCTTTTTGTGGAGAAATGGTAGCGGTGGATGTTGTCGGTCGTGCATTACATAAAACCTTTCAGCGCTGTAATGAATGCGATATGATTTTTCTCTCCTTTGTAATTTCAGATCCAGTTCGATACTCCGAGTCATATTTTTTTGAAGAATACAAGGCACAGTATGGCAAGACTTACCTTGAGGACTTTGACCAAATTCGAATGCATGGTGCGCGCAGGATGGAGGAGATCGAACGCTTATATGCAGAAGTTTTTTGTGCAGATGAAGGTAATTCGTTTGCAGTTGATAAAAAGGTTTTAGATGTTGGCTGTGCATATGGCGCTTTCTTGTCTGCGGCAAAGGCTGCGGGGTGGAATGCTGTTGGGGTTGATGTCTGTGAATTTGCGGTGCGTCATGTGCGAGACACACTCTGCATTCCTGCTTGTGTTGCAACGTTTCCATTACTTCCTGAGTGTTTTGACTTTGTGATTCGGCACAGCTTTGCCACGAATCGTCCCCAACAAGTATCTGTTTACATTCGAGAGTGTACGTTCTCCGCCGTTACCCTGTGGTTTGTGATAGAGCATTTTCAGGACCTGGAGGCGGTACTCAGGAAGGTGGCAGATCTTTTAGTGCCTGGAGGTATTCTTGCCTTTTCTACCCCTAATTTTGCAGGTGTCACTGGTATGCGTTTTCCGCATCTTTTTTTTGCGCAGAGTCCTTGCGATCATTTTACAATATGGGATGCGCGCACGGTAAAAAAGCAGCTCTTGCGCTACGGTTTTACGGTAAAGAAAATAGTGGTGACTGGTCATCATCCCGAGCGATTTTATCCTCACAAGCATTTAAAATCTGGTGGGTTGAAATGGAAGATGCTGATGGCATTGAGCAAATGGTTCCAATTAGGAGACACTATGGAGGTGTACGCGATAAAGCAAGGAGACGCGCATGGATCTGCGAGTAAGTGA
- the coaD gene encoding pantetheine-phosphate adenylyltransferase, producing MKAIFAGSFDPPTFGHLDLVLRARSLFAEVHVLVAVNVQKRYLLSECERVDLMRQVLGDRPGVYVFPWRSLVVTYARDVGARVLVRGVRNATDFCQEFDLAWVHRALDAGLETVFLAAKPCYAALRSSMVREVASFGGDVSTFVPRVVARLLQEKFTQA from the coding sequence GTGAAGGCGATTTTCGCCGGTTCTTTTGATCCGCCTACCTTTGGGCATTTAGATCTTGTTCTGCGCGCGCGTAGTCTTTTTGCAGAGGTCCACGTGTTGGTTGCGGTCAATGTTCAGAAAAGGTATTTGCTTTCAGAATGTGAGCGCGTTGATTTGATGCGGCAAGTCCTTGGGGATCGTCCGGGTGTGTACGTCTTTCCTTGGCGTTCGCTTGTGGTTACGTACGCTCGAGATGTTGGTGCGCGTGTGCTGGTTCGCGGTGTGAGAAATGCTACTGATTTCTGTCAGGAGTTTGATCTTGCATGGGTTCATCGTGCGCTCGACGCTGGTTTAGAAACAGTTTTTTTGGCGGCAAAGCCCTGCTATGCTGCGCTTCGTTCCAGCATGGTACGCGAGGTTGCTTCTTTCGGTGGTGATGTGTCTACTTTTGTCCCCCGTGTAGTTGCCCGCCTTTTGCAAGAGAAGTTTACGCAGGCGTGA
- a CDS encoding spiro-SPASM protein yields the protein MKAVPGFVPCVEVRGCESTAGVGRRCAFERAVTAAYALPGCHQVCVYADAASAAKVARFMQCATPIFPSLRVNVLDDMRVSAFFAHVARVCAEYAQLGEEPEAVFVLRADAPFIDSVASAQLYAQHREYLAEYSFADGYPEGLFAAVVAPGLFPILATLTQDAHICFDTSFIFESIKTDINSFDLETMIAPVDVRHLRLEFYTSSKAQFLQCAAFTDITAENYAQLISAREHALRTVPAYYALELTRAYPLSSLYRPVSFPAQVENASLMPKEEACALIRRIADFSERAVISLSVFGDPVLYPALCDVVREILKYPGLSVLIETSGLGWQESVVRDLCECARNSARTPFAIGWIVFLDAVSSGMYSQVHRVSLSEAEFFLKEATEFAMQVHAQCPGVLWPQIFRMNENEKELEPFYRTWKERVGQVIVQKYDHVCGLLPDRRVADLSPLERYPCWHLKRDMIIFTDGRVPLCKEDVHCRHALGNAFQQDLAQIWRRGQDVYLQHVRAVHEGLCGQCDEYYTYNF from the coding sequence ATGAAAGCAGTGCCGGGGTTCGTGCCGTGCGTGGAGGTGAGGGGCTGTGAGAGTACAGCCGGGGTGGGGCGGCGTTGCGCTTTCGAGCGTGCTGTTACAGCTGCTTACGCGTTGCCTGGTTGCCATCAGGTGTGTGTGTACGCGGATGCGGCGAGCGCCGCGAAGGTTGCGCGTTTTATGCAGTGCGCTACGCCTATTTTTCCGTCGCTGCGCGTGAACGTTCTGGATGACATGCGAGTGAGCGCCTTCTTCGCGCATGTTGCACGCGTATGTGCGGAATACGCGCAATTGGGTGAAGAACCTGAGGCTGTCTTTGTTCTGCGCGCAGACGCGCCCTTTATTGATAGTGTGGCGAGCGCCCAGTTATACGCGCAGCATCGCGAATATCTTGCAGAGTATAGTTTTGCAGATGGCTACCCGGAGGGGTTATTTGCTGCAGTTGTTGCGCCAGGACTTTTCCCCATCCTTGCTACTTTGACTCAGGATGCACATATTTGTTTTGACACTTCGTTCATTTTTGAGAGCATTAAAACAGACATTAATTCTTTTGATCTAGAAACTATGATTGCGCCGGTTGATGTGCGGCATCTGCGTCTGGAATTTTATACGAGTTCTAAGGCGCAGTTCTTGCAGTGTGCTGCATTTACCGATATCACTGCAGAAAATTACGCACAGCTTATCAGCGCACGTGAGCATGCGTTGCGCACAGTTCCTGCGTACTATGCGCTTGAGTTGACGCGTGCGTATCCGCTTTCTTCGTTGTATCGGCCAGTATCTTTTCCTGCGCAGGTGGAGAATGCTTCACTGATGCCAAAAGAGGAAGCGTGTGCGTTGATCCGGCGCATTGCAGACTTTTCAGAACGTGCGGTCATTTCGCTTTCGGTATTTGGGGATCCGGTGTTGTATCCTGCACTGTGTGACGTCGTACGTGAGATTCTCAAGTATCCGGGTTTGTCGGTGCTCATTGAGACAAGTGGGTTGGGGTGGCAGGAGTCTGTAGTGCGTGATTTGTGCGAATGTGCGCGCAACAGTGCGCGCACTCCTTTTGCCATTGGCTGGATTGTGTTTTTAGATGCGGTGAGTTCAGGCATGTACAGTCAGGTACACCGTGTGTCGCTGTCAGAAGCGGAATTTTTTCTAAAAGAAGCGACGGAATTTGCAATGCAGGTACATGCGCAATGTCCGGGCGTGCTGTGGCCACAGATTTTCCGTATGAATGAAAACGAAAAAGAGCTCGAGCCCTTTTACCGCACGTGGAAGGAGCGTGTGGGGCAGGTGATTGTTCAAAAGTATGATCATGTGTGCGGATTGCTTCCCGATCGGCGGGTTGCAGATCTATCTCCTTTGGAGAGGTATCCGTGTTGGCATCTAAAACGAGATATGATTATTTTCACTGATGGTCGAGTTCCGCTGTGCAAAGAAGATGTGCACTGTCGCCACGCGCTGGGCAATGCTTTCCAGCAGGATCTTGCACAGATTTGGCGGCGGGGACAGGATGTGTATCTTCAGCACGTTCGTGCAGTACATGAAGGATTATGTGGGCAGTGTGATGAGTACTATACCTATAATTTTTAA